In one window of Rhodopirellula bahusiensis DNA:
- a CDS encoding phytase has translation MTYWKKCGIAFLAFTLNAACTLVGPTTWAHDDENHTHETPVKVPAGITYAPTAVPDRIVLTWAEDPTTTQSVTWRTDTSVETAIVEFATAEDGPLFVNHTQEKAAKSETLETNLGLAKYHSVTLSGLVPNTKYVYRVGDGVNWSEWAHFITASDQADPFSFVYVGDAQNDLKSHWSRLVRQAYSDAPRAAFLLHAGDLVNRADSDAEWGEWFYAQGFIPRSTPCVAVPGNHEQSKIANEETGEVTRRLTNHWERVFEFPSNGPESSRESVYWMDYQGVRFIGLDSNNDVESQAVWLEKVLQDNPQNWTVVTFHHPIYSSKRGRDNSELRDLWQPLFDKYKVDLVLNGHDHTYARTGLMAHGSEKNVPSGIRAQSEIAGTVYVVSVSGPKMYELGREPYMQRVAEDTQLYQIITVDGDELRYVARTAVGRPYDGFTLTKREGKPNQLVENVPDTPERVRPEADVAEAEPVKRNADQVPVVTSSLRLTNPEAKDQDDLCVWRDKQSPEHSVIIASDKSANRLFVYDLEGKLTQSIEVSKPGNVDLRYDVPFQGEQIDLVAVNQREDGFKLRLFRVDHETRELVAIDQGGIATGPNYGGCLYRSAVDDRLYFFTTSKEDGCEQIELSETVNGFYTGKKVRHLDVGMSEGAVADDQLGLVYVATETEGVWRFEAEPTGQPEGTLILQIGDNGIQGDLEGVALSYDDNQIRYLTVSDQGSNTFHVLPMVGGSSTYRFSIENAEETDGIEVVTDSFGPKFPKGFFACHSHHDESCPILITPLPSILNALGTN, from the coding sequence ATGACCTATTGGAAGAAATGCGGCATCGCGTTCCTTGCTTTCACCTTGAACGCTGCTTGCACCCTGGTTGGTCCGACCACCTGGGCACACGATGATGAGAATCACACTCATGAGACTCCGGTCAAAGTCCCTGCCGGGATCACGTACGCTCCCACAGCCGTTCCTGACCGGATTGTTCTGACGTGGGCGGAAGATCCCACGACGACGCAGTCGGTTACTTGGCGAACCGACACATCGGTTGAAACGGCGATCGTGGAATTCGCAACAGCCGAAGACGGTCCGCTGTTTGTGAATCACACACAAGAAAAGGCTGCGAAGTCCGAAACTCTGGAAACAAACTTGGGCCTCGCGAAATATCACAGTGTCACGCTGAGTGGTTTGGTCCCCAACACAAAGTACGTGTACCGCGTTGGCGATGGTGTCAACTGGAGCGAATGGGCTCACTTCATCACCGCGAGTGACCAAGCCGATCCGTTCAGCTTCGTCTATGTCGGCGACGCCCAAAACGATCTGAAATCGCACTGGTCACGACTGGTTCGTCAGGCCTACTCGGATGCACCGCGTGCTGCTTTTCTTTTGCATGCAGGTGACTTGGTCAACCGAGCTGACAGTGACGCTGAATGGGGCGAATGGTTTTACGCTCAGGGGTTCATCCCCCGCAGCACACCGTGTGTGGCCGTTCCTGGTAACCACGAGCAGTCCAAGATCGCCAATGAAGAAACAGGCGAGGTGACTCGTCGTCTGACCAACCACTGGGAGCGAGTGTTCGAATTTCCAAGCAACGGTCCGGAAAGCTCTCGCGAATCCGTGTACTGGATGGACTACCAAGGGGTGCGATTCATCGGCCTGGATTCCAACAATGATGTCGAAAGCCAAGCGGTCTGGTTGGAGAAGGTGTTGCAAGACAACCCGCAGAACTGGACCGTGGTCACCTTCCATCACCCAATCTATTCCTCTAAACGAGGCCGCGACAACAGTGAGCTTCGGGACCTATGGCAGCCACTCTTTGACAAGTACAAAGTTGACTTGGTTCTCAATGGCCACGATCACACCTACGCTCGAACGGGGTTGATGGCCCACGGCAGCGAGAAGAACGTGCCGTCTGGTATTCGTGCTCAAAGCGAGATCGCAGGAACCGTGTATGTGGTTTCCGTCAGCGGTCCAAAAATGTACGAACTCGGACGCGAACCTTACATGCAGCGAGTCGCGGAAGACACGCAGCTCTATCAAATCATCACCGTGGATGGCGATGAGCTTCGCTACGTTGCTCGCACCGCCGTTGGTCGTCCTTACGATGGTTTCACGTTGACGAAACGCGAAGGCAAGCCAAACCAGTTGGTCGAAAACGTTCCTGACACACCCGAACGAGTGCGTCCAGAAGCCGATGTTGCGGAAGCGGAACCAGTCAAACGCAACGCGGATCAAGTCCCGGTCGTCACCTCGAGTCTTCGCTTGACCAACCCAGAAGCGAAGGATCAGGACGACTTGTGTGTTTGGAGAGACAAGCAATCTCCGGAACACAGCGTGATCATCGCCTCGGACAAATCGGCCAACCGTTTGTTTGTCTACGACTTGGAAGGCAAGCTGACTCAGTCGATCGAAGTTTCCAAACCAGGAAACGTCGATTTGCGCTACGACGTCCCTTTCCAAGGCGAGCAAATTGACTTGGTGGCCGTCAATCAACGCGAAGACGGTTTCAAACTTCGTCTCTTCCGCGTCGACCATGAAACGCGAGAGTTGGTGGCGATCGACCAAGGCGGGATCGCAACGGGGCCCAACTACGGTGGTTGCCTCTACCGTTCAGCGGTCGATGATCGTCTGTACTTTTTCACAACGTCCAAAGAAGACGGTTGTGAACAGATCGAACTCAGCGAAACGGTGAACGGGTTTTACACTGGCAAAAAGGTTCGTCACTTGGATGTTGGAATGTCGGAAGGCGCCGTCGCTGATGACCAACTCGGCTTGGTTTACGTCGCAACCGAAACCGAAGGCGTCTGGCGATTTGAGGCGGAACCCACGGGACAGCCCGAAGGCACGTTGATTTTGCAGATCGGCGACAATGGAATTCAAGGTGATTTGGAAGGCGTGGCATTGAGCTACGACGACAATCAAATCCGGTACCTGACCGTCTCGGATCAAGGATCCAACACCTTCCACGTTCTTCCGATGGTTGGCGGCAGCAGCACGTATCGTTTCTCCATCGAGAACGCTGAAGAAACCGATGGGATCGAGGTGGTCACCGATTCATTTGGCCCCAAATTTCCCAAGGGATTCTTCGCTTGTCATTCGCACCATGACGAGAGCTGCCCGATTCTGATCACCCCATTGCCAAGCATTTTGAACGCTTTGGGGACGAACTGA
- a CDS encoding RNA polymerase sigma factor gives MSDQKARLAFEILARENSRMLMVYLRSLVRDEAVIDDLFQESMIVAWRRLDECDLDRPFGPWLRGIASRIVMAHYRKQKRVPIVMEEAVLSAVDRQFERINALAGDTWDEKLVALRECVDALPGHQMEVIRGRYLDGLPTRAVAENLNVTVEACKKRLQRGRSFLAECLKKKGVLGIKEATV, from the coding sequence TTGTCTGACCAGAAAGCACGACTCGCGTTCGAGATTTTGGCCCGCGAAAATTCGCGGATGCTGATGGTCTATCTCCGCAGTTTGGTGCGTGATGAAGCGGTGATCGACGACTTGTTTCAAGAGTCGATGATTGTCGCTTGGCGACGTCTGGACGAATGCGATCTGGATCGGCCCTTTGGCCCTTGGCTACGCGGGATCGCGTCTCGAATCGTGATGGCCCACTATCGCAAGCAAAAGCGGGTGCCCATCGTGATGGAGGAAGCGGTGCTGTCCGCGGTCGACCGCCAATTCGAACGAATCAACGCTCTCGCCGGTGACACCTGGGATGAAAAGCTGGTCGCGTTAAGGGAATGCGTTGATGCGTTGCCCGGACACCAGATGGAGGTCATTCGAGGTCGCTACCTCGATGGCTTGCCCACCCGCGCCGTCGCGGAGAATTTGAATGTCACGGTGGAGGCATGCAAAAAACGCCTTCAACGCGGACGGTCTTTCCTGGCCGAATGCCTGAAGAAAAAGGGCGTGTTGGGAATCAAGGAGGCGACCGTATGA
- a CDS encoding metallophosphoesterase family protein yields MNESSFHRGFHLSLLLFLIAVANVAFAQGERRGGSRLGGYQSPPPANNIPDHPFNIILGRLSDSSVTIRVLFHGDVQAHVVYGDQPGNLLHQTEEHTLRAGEPCDFVLESLAKNSRYFYQVVYEAAGVSKVSDEFTFHTQRDSGDSFVFTVQADSHLDENTSGEVYLRTLQNALADQPDFHFALGDTFMTGKYVKPELSEPQYLAQRFYLGQLCHSAGLYFALGNHDGESGSRGSNVWATNTRKRYLPNPSPNDFYSGNEHEERSVGLPENYYQFHWGDAQFIVLDPFRHTTRRSRGGSSDNWNWTLGENQYRWLKASLEQSNAKVRFVFLHHLVGGSDRNQRGGKEAAPFWEWGGKGTSGEDEFALRRPGWEQPIHAMLVEHGVDVVFHGHDHMFIKQDLDGIVYQLVPQPGHPRSGTKSAKEYGYLSGDVQGSSGHIRVRVQGDSARVDYVRSYLPAAERGNRRNGDVTYSYLLSH; encoded by the coding sequence ATGAATGAATCGAGTTTCCATCGCGGCTTCCACCTCAGTTTGCTGTTGTTCCTGATCGCAGTGGCAAACGTTGCTTTCGCTCAAGGGGAACGACGTGGCGGCAGCAGACTCGGTGGCTATCAGTCACCGCCTCCCGCCAACAATATTCCAGATCATCCTTTCAACATCATCTTGGGACGACTGAGCGACAGCAGTGTCACCATCCGAGTCCTGTTTCATGGTGATGTGCAAGCTCATGTTGTCTACGGTGACCAACCGGGGAATCTGCTCCACCAAACTGAGGAGCACACTTTGCGTGCCGGCGAACCATGTGACTTCGTCCTCGAATCGCTGGCCAAGAATTCACGCTACTTCTATCAAGTCGTTTACGAAGCGGCCGGAGTCAGCAAAGTGAGCGACGAGTTCACTTTCCATACGCAGCGTGATTCAGGAGATTCGTTTGTCTTCACGGTTCAGGCTGATTCGCACTTGGATGAAAACACGAGCGGCGAGGTCTACCTGAGAACGTTGCAAAACGCGTTGGCAGATCAGCCCGATTTTCACTTCGCTCTCGGTGACACCTTCATGACGGGCAAATATGTGAAACCGGAGTTGTCAGAACCGCAGTACCTCGCCCAACGTTTCTACCTCGGTCAACTGTGTCACTCCGCGGGGCTGTACTTTGCTCTCGGGAACCATGATGGAGAATCAGGAAGCCGAGGCTCCAACGTTTGGGCAACCAACACTCGAAAACGATACTTGCCGAATCCGTCACCGAACGATTTTTATTCCGGCAACGAGCATGAAGAGCGATCGGTTGGCTTGCCGGAGAACTACTACCAGTTTCATTGGGGCGACGCACAGTTCATTGTGCTCGACCCGTTTCGCCATACCACCAGGCGCTCACGCGGTGGGAGCAGCGACAATTGGAATTGGACGCTTGGGGAAAACCAATACCGGTGGCTCAAGGCTTCGCTGGAGCAAAGCAATGCGAAGGTGCGATTCGTGTTCTTGCACCATCTGGTAGGCGGAAGCGATCGAAACCAGCGCGGTGGCAAAGAAGCCGCACCGTTTTGGGAATGGGGAGGCAAGGGAACGTCCGGCGAAGACGAGTTCGCTCTCCGCCGCCCAGGATGGGAGCAACCAATTCACGCGATGCTAGTCGAACATGGTGTTGACGTTGTCTTTCACGGCCACGACCACATGTTCATCAAACAAGACTTGGACGGGATCGTCTATCAATTGGTGCCTCAGCCCGGGCATCCAAGATCAGGAACCAAGAGTGCCAAAGAATATGGGTACCTGAGTGGCGACGTGCAGGGAAGCAGCGGGCACATCCGCGTTCGCGTCCAGGGTGACTCCGCTCGCGTGGACTATGTCCGGTCCTATTTGCCTGCCGCGGAACGAGGCAATCGTCGGAACGGAGACGTCACCTATTCCTACCTCTTGAGCCATTGA
- a CDS encoding TlpA family protein disulfide reductase: MPIRLSLLLIFLSSMALSHPLHAQRSGERRRGNGGSNQGGVLGNSPLPDVNALTADGKPVNLRELCDGKYTLLAMGCLTCPEFHRSYPEIEAANQDYASDDVQFFYVYKSLRHPELGGYVEAQNQNERLLQLKEAREMLGTQAPWIADSIDNSIRDALQSGSRSVYLVSPEGKIVFSHNKPTRSDIREALSQFVGEIEQPTLASELDLPQLPRRRQNLNVDSEIRVARPEGLTILVQTAKTPEQTYYVKLRAEADAELLQTGTGKLFLGFYPDPIHNVHWNNLTEPMKYTLTLPEGVEATPMEASANKGPGDKDTQPRQFWVTVKSDGPLSSIDLSIDLSMHYFGCTEDMCEALTQEYTIEFKEAGMDSRTFGFNRGPRGRARQEGDRGPERSRPGQRRRIQ, from the coding sequence ATGCCCATTCGACTCTCGCTCCTTTTGATTTTCCTCTCCTCGATGGCGCTTTCGCACCCGTTGCACGCCCAACGATCCGGCGAGCGCAGACGCGGCAACGGCGGCAGCAATCAAGGTGGTGTGCTTGGCAACTCGCCTTTGCCTGACGTCAATGCTCTGACGGCCGACGGCAAACCCGTCAACCTTCGAGAACTCTGCGATGGCAAGTACACGCTGTTGGCGATGGGATGTTTGACCTGTCCCGAATTTCATCGCAGCTATCCCGAAATCGAGGCAGCGAACCAGGACTATGCATCCGATGACGTTCAGTTTTTCTACGTCTACAAATCGCTCCGGCATCCTGAACTGGGCGGCTATGTGGAGGCACAGAACCAGAACGAACGATTGTTGCAACTGAAAGAAGCCCGCGAAATGCTTGGGACGCAGGCCCCTTGGATCGCGGATTCGATCGACAACTCGATTCGAGACGCGTTGCAATCTGGATCGCGGTCGGTGTATCTGGTTTCGCCCGAAGGCAAGATTGTGTTTTCACACAACAAACCGACGCGGTCGGACATTCGCGAAGCCCTGAGTCAGTTCGTCGGAGAGATCGAACAACCGACCCTCGCCAGCGAACTCGACTTGCCGCAATTGCCTCGCCGTCGTCAAAACCTCAACGTCGATTCGGAAATTCGAGTGGCCCGACCAGAAGGTCTGACGATTCTCGTTCAAACGGCCAAGACACCCGAACAAACTTACTATGTCAAGTTGCGTGCGGAGGCGGATGCGGAATTGCTGCAAACCGGCACGGGAAAATTGTTTCTCGGTTTCTATCCCGACCCAATCCACAACGTGCATTGGAACAACCTGACGGAACCAATGAAGTACACGTTGACCCTTCCGGAAGGCGTGGAAGCCACTCCGATGGAAGCGAGTGCCAACAAGGGGCCAGGCGACAAAGACACACAGCCAAGACAATTCTGGGTGACGGTGAAATCAGACGGGCCGCTGTCGTCGATCGATTTGTCGATCGATTTGTCGATGCACTACTTCGGATGCACCGAAGACATGTGCGAAGCCCTGACGCAGGAATACACGATCGAATTCAAAGAAGCAGGAATGGACTCCCGAACATTCGGTTTCAACCGAGGCCCCCGCGGACGTGCCAGACAGGAAGGAGATAGAGGCCCCGAGAGATCACGGCCCGGTCAGCGTCGTCGCATTCAATGA